A region of Beijerinckia sp. 28-YEA-48 DNA encodes the following proteins:
- a CDS encoding type II toxin-antitoxin system RatA family toxin: protein MPQFQTTRRVRHSAADMFALVADVEKYPLFLPMCTGLRIRRRQTDAKGNEVLIAEMSVGYKAIRESFTSRVTLDRPGQRIVVEYIDGPFSRLENIWTFRDVAADRATSDIDFAIDYEFRSRMLGIVMGGLFDTAFRRFAEAFERRADLVYGVASRRPAPAT from the coding sequence ATGCCCCAATTTCAGACCACGCGGCGGGTTCGCCATTCCGCCGCCGACATGTTCGCCCTTGTCGCCGACGTGGAGAAATATCCGCTGTTCCTGCCCATGTGCACGGGGCTGCGGATCCGGCGGCGGCAGACCGATGCCAAGGGCAATGAGGTGCTGATCGCCGAAATGTCGGTCGGCTATAAGGCGATCCGCGAATCCTTCACCAGCCGGGTGACGCTCGATCGGCCGGGCCAGCGCATCGTGGTCGAATATATCGACGGTCCGTTCAGCCGGCTCGAAAACATCTGGACCTTCCGCGACGTCGCCGCCGATCGCGCCACCTCGGATATCGATTTCGCCATCGACTATGAATTCCGCAGCCGCATGCTTGGCATTGTGATGGGCGGCCTCTTCGACACCGCCTTCCGACGTTTCGCCGAGGCCTTCGAACGGCGTGCCGATCTTGTCTATGGCGTGGCCTCGCGGCGTCCGGCGCCGGCGACCTAA